CTCGGGCACCTGGTGAGCAGCGAGTGGCACCTCGTGCTCGGCGGCGGGCTTCTCGGCGGCTTCACGACGTTCAGCACCGCGAGCGTCGAAACGGTGCGCCTGCTGCAACAACGCCGGTATGGACCGGCGCTGGTCGTGGGACTCGGCATGCTCGTGGCATCCGTTCTCGCCGCCGGGTTAGGGCTGTGGCTCGGCCTCTCGTTCTGAGGTAGGCACCGCAAAGTACAGGTGCGCGTGCAGGCGGCAGCCGTCGTTGAACCGGGCGGCGCACGCGGGGCAGTGCGTTACCGACCGATACGAGCGGATGCTCATCTCGGAGTCACACACACCGCAGATGACGGCGAGGTGGTCCCAGTCGCTTTCCGGCCAGAGCGTTGCGGGGTGGGACTCGCTCTCGCCGTGACACTGGAAGCACGGATAGTAGCGCTGGCAGCAGGCGAACCTGATCGCAATCACGTCGAGCGGCGAGTGATAGTGCACGCACCGCGTCTGGTCATCGACGACCGCACCGTAAATGTGCGGGGGAGAGATCATGCTCCAGTATCGCAGTCGCGCTGCGCTGGGTGTCGCCGCTGCGGATCTGGGGGGTCGCCCCCGAGATCGGCGGGTGCTACGGTAACCGGCGTAGCGCGCACCGATGTGGGGCGCGGTGACGGGTCTGGAGCCGCGCTTAGGCCGACGGTGAGCGCTACTCGCCGGCG
This sequence is a window from Cryobacterium sp. CG_9.6. Protein-coding genes within it:
- a CDS encoding CHY zinc finger protein — protein: MISPPHIYGAVVDDQTRCVHYHSPLDVIAIRFACCQRYYPCFQCHGESESHPATLWPESDWDHLAVICGVCDSEMSIRSYRSVTHCPACAARFNDGCRLHAHLYFAVPTSEREAEPQP
- the crcB gene encoding fluoride efflux transporter CrcB, which codes for MTPFLFLAVALAGGLGAVARFFVDGVLRSTLRVPFPLGTTVINVGGSLFLGLVTGLALGHLVSSEWHLVLGGGLLGGFTTFSTASVETVRLLQQRRYGPALVVGLGMLVASVLAAGLGLWLGLSF